One Deltaproteobacteria bacterium DNA segment encodes these proteins:
- a CDS encoding VPA1262 family N-terminal domain-containing protein, whose product MELEGYGQSIIHLAWFRDDDTYHLVFGMVELRPAELPHDSGCSTKALRSGSKGRAYVYYQRFASSVGDAIAWYTNTMRDVLTFPDEQEPVQQKRLHGGPFVQEPPWPHLVTSNELVFAPDWMHGSRAHFLFPKNVLPAKIEHTVEGDKIREKLTEWLNFDVVHTYREYLGAICLVAPNPVFRAVEKSHLENARSNAAKSIAYKIVARHGHSVDGLRLEVVNERPRGRMVPMVHEFGKDPIVVFDSPAEVYSEGESIAHPDHGLFSWHEPLPVLRTVHVGMELPRRQKEVFVPAGGRKRPGYNYRVEEVDDAGEVVIGEPLTDQDIVSRLTATEARRARQQAAREHDQRWFHQAPADAAHYLRGLIGRAHDQVVIVDPYFDARGLLEFGHAKRRPAVSLHILTSARGLREGIDDSADKDRGSQLQRALEETFDTPSIRPEVRILRGKTPDVHDRFLVVDRNVWLSGNSLSTLGERAAMIVRLPDPEPVIERLEAFWRRAPSLADWLSNRRNTTAGD is encoded by the coding sequence ATGGAGTTGGAAGGATATGGCCAGTCAATCATCCACCTTGCGTGGTTCCGCGACGACGATACCTACCATTTGGTGTTTGGGATGGTCGAATTGCGTCCCGCCGAACTTCCGCATGACTCGGGTTGTTCGACAAAGGCCCTTCGGTCCGGGAGTAAGGGCCGCGCGTACGTCTACTACCAGCGCTTCGCGTCCTCGGTGGGCGATGCCATTGCGTGGTACACGAACACGATGCGGGATGTTCTCACGTTCCCTGACGAACAAGAGCCCGTCCAACAGAAAAGGCTTCACGGCGGTCCTTTCGTTCAGGAGCCACCGTGGCCCCATCTCGTCACATCGAACGAGTTGGTTTTCGCGCCCGACTGGATGCATGGTTCGCGGGCGCATTTCCTGTTCCCGAAAAACGTTCTTCCCGCCAAGATCGAACACACTGTCGAGGGCGACAAGATCCGTGAAAAGTTGACAGAATGGCTCAATTTTGACGTTGTCCATACGTACCGTGAGTACCTGGGAGCGATCTGCCTAGTTGCCCCAAACCCTGTGTTTCGAGCCGTCGAAAAATCCCACCTCGAAAACGCCCGCTCAAACGCGGCTAAATCCATTGCATACAAGATCGTCGCTCGCCACGGTCACAGTGTTGACGGTTTGCGATTGGAAGTCGTCAACGAACGCCCACGGGGACGCATGGTGCCGATGGTCCATGAATTCGGGAAGGATCCGATCGTCGTCTTTGACTCACCGGCCGAAGTGTACAGTGAGGGCGAGTCGATCGCGCACCCCGACCACGGGTTGTTCAGTTGGCACGAACCTCTTCCGGTATTGAGGACCGTGCATGTCGGGATGGAACTACCCCGTCGACAGAAGGAGGTGTTCGTTCCGGCCGGTGGCCGCAAGCGTCCCGGTTACAACTACCGGGTGGAGGAGGTCGACGACGCGGGGGAGGTGGTTATAGGCGAACCGCTGACAGACCAGGACATAGTTTCTCGCCTCACGGCTACCGAGGCACGCAGAGCACGTCAACAGGCGGCGCGGGAACACGACCAGCGGTGGTTCCACCAAGCACCCGCTGACGCGGCACATTATTTGCGTGGGTTAATCGGTCGTGCGCATGACCAGGTTGTCATCGTCGATCCGTATTTCGACGCCCGCGGACTACTGGAGTTCGGCCACGCGAAGCGGCGGCCGGCCGTGAGTCTGCATATTTTGACGTCGGCCCGTGGCCTGAGAGAAGGGATCGACGATTCGGCGGACAAGGATCGGGGGTCGCAACTCCAGCGAGCCCTGGAAGAAACCTTCGATACACCATCGATAAGACCGGAGGTTCGTATACTTCGTGGCAAGACACCTGACGTGCATGACCGCTTCCTGGTCGTCGACAGAAACGTCTGGCTCTCGGGGAATTCTCTGAGCACTCTTGGCGAGCGTGCGGCAATGATCGTGCGACTACCCGATCCGGAGCCAGTCATCGAACGACTCGAAGCGTTCTGGCGTAGGGCGCCGAGCTTGGCAGACTGGTTGTCAAACCGGCGCAACACAACGGCGGGAGATTGA
- a CDS encoding carbon-nitrogen hydrolase family protein translates to MKFLAAAIQMLATSDKEANLREAEGWIRRAHAEGARLVVLPEVFNWRGRGRDTAANAEPVPGPTTERMGELAAECGLHLLAGSMLEAAGADGRAYNTSVLISPDAKIIARYRKIHLFDVDIEGEAPIRESEFRRPGEDVVVADTPMCPMGLSVCYDLRFPELYRRLTAAGARVVFVPSVFTVPTGRAHWEPLLRARAIENQVYIIAPDQTGSHPASMDAYGHSVIVDPWGKIIAQAGTEPGLVLAEIDLDYLEDVRRRLPALDHRRGFLTDHPLPLRRAGS, encoded by the coding sequence ATGAAGTTTCTCGCGGCAGCGATCCAGATGCTGGCCACCTCCGACAAGGAGGCCAATTTGCGGGAAGCCGAAGGCTGGATTCGGCGCGCCCACGCCGAGGGAGCTCGACTCGTGGTCCTGCCGGAGGTGTTCAACTGGCGCGGGCGCGGCAGGGACACCGCGGCCAACGCCGAGCCGGTGCCCGGCCCGACGACGGAACGGATGGGCGAACTGGCGGCCGAGTGCGGCCTTCACCTGTTGGCCGGCTCGATGCTGGAGGCCGCGGGCGCGGACGGGCGCGCCTACAACACCAGCGTGCTCATAAGCCCGGACGCGAAGATCATCGCCAGGTATCGGAAGATCCACCTCTTCGACGTCGACATCGAAGGCGAAGCGCCCATCCGCGAGTCCGAGTTTCGCCGCCCGGGCGAGGATGTGGTGGTGGCGGACACCCCCATGTGCCCCATGGGCCTCTCGGTCTGCTACGACCTGCGCTTTCCCGAGCTCTATCGCCGCCTCACCGCCGCCGGCGCCAGGGTCGTCTTCGTGCCGTCGGTGTTCACGGTCCCCACCGGCCGGGCGCACTGGGAACCGCTGCTGCGCGCCCGCGCCATCGAGAACCAAGTCTACATCATCGCCCCCGACCAGACCGGCTCGCACCCCGCCAGCATGGACGCCTACGGCCACTCCGTGATCGTCGACCCATGGGGCAAGATCATCGCCCAAGCCGGCACCGAGCCGGGCCTGGTCCTGGCCGAGATCGACCTCGACTACCTGGAGGATGTCCGGCGCCGGCTGCCGGCGCTCGACCACCGGAGGGGGTTCCTGACAGACCACCCGCTCCCGCTCAGGAGAGCGGGATCATGA
- the aroE gene encoding shikimate dehydrogenase codes for MIDGTTKLLGVLGWPVEHSKSPVMHNAAIQAAGLNACYVPFPCRPEALGDVIAGLRGLGFLGANLTIPHKQAVIPHLDGLSEESRFTGSVNTLYWEGDRLMGTTTDAPGAVLNLREAGLELDGRRVVILGNGGAARALAFVLARGTCAGTGGVDETFRLPELTLLGRDAGKAGALAQDVAAASAAGTAVRSGPLTDFAAFGGEADLIINCTSVGMAPDVRGCPIDPALLEPRHAVYDIVYQPRETVLLREARHMGCRTVEGIGMLVHQGAASFRTWFGRDPDTAVMFAVLGE; via the coding sequence ATGATCGACGGCACCACGAAACTGCTGGGCGTGCTGGGCTGGCCGGTGGAGCACTCCAAATCGCCGGTGATGCACAACGCGGCCATACAAGCCGCCGGCCTGAACGCGTGCTACGTCCCCTTCCCGTGTCGGCCCGAGGCCCTGGGCGACGTCATCGCCGGCCTGCGCGGCCTCGGGTTTCTCGGGGCCAACCTGACCATCCCGCACAAGCAGGCGGTCATCCCTCACCTCGACGGCCTGAGCGAGGAGTCCCGCTTCACCGGGAGCGTCAACACCCTCTACTGGGAAGGCGACCGGCTGATGGGGACCACTACCGACGCCCCGGGCGCCGTGCTGAACCTCCGCGAAGCCGGTCTTGAACTGGACGGCAGGCGCGTCGTGATCCTCGGCAATGGCGGCGCGGCTCGGGCGCTCGCCTTCGTGCTGGCCCGGGGCACCTGCGCGGGAACCGGCGGGGTCGACGAGACCTTCCGGTTGCCGGAACTCACCCTGCTGGGCCGGGACGCCGGAAAAGCCGGCGCGCTGGCGCAAGACGTTGCGGCGGCCAGCGCGGCAGGCACGGCGGTGCGCTCAGGCCCGCTGACCGATTTCGCCGCCTTCGGTGGAGAAGCCGACCTCATCATCAACTGCACATCGGTGGGCATGGCCCCGGACGTTCGAGGTTGTCCCATCGACCCCGCCCTCCTGGAACCGCGCCACGCCGTCTACGACATCGTCTACCAGCCCCGGGAGACCGTGCTCCTCCGGGAGGCCCGACACATGGGATGCCGGACGGTGGAGGGCATCGGCATGCTCGTGCACCAGGGCGCCGCGTCCTTCCGCACCTGGTTCGGGCGAGATCCGGACACCGCCGTCATGTTCGCGGTACTCGGAGAGTGA
- a CDS encoding glutathione S-transferase: protein MLKILGRKTSSNVQKVLWCCGELDIPFEREDIGGPFGKNRERPYLDLNPNGVVPTIQDGDFVLWESNSIVRYLVQKYNGGRLLPDTPEGRGNANRWMDWQLSTVNAFMVPIFFGLIRTPEAERDAAAIEKAVVAAVGMWGIVERYLEGQDYLAGDSFSIGDIPMGIWAYRWFAMDIQRPSMRNVETWYARLCERPAYKEHVMIPLS from the coding sequence GTGCTGAAAATTCTGGGCAGAAAGACTTCATCCAACGTGCAGAAGGTCCTGTGGTGCTGCGGCGAACTGGACATCCCCTTCGAGCGCGAGGACATCGGCGGCCCGTTCGGCAAGAACCGGGAGCGTCCCTACCTCGACCTGAACCCCAACGGCGTGGTCCCCACCATACAGGACGGCGACTTCGTCCTGTGGGAGTCCAACAGCATCGTCCGGTACCTGGTCCAGAAGTACAACGGGGGCAGGCTCCTGCCCGACACGCCCGAAGGGCGCGGCAACGCCAACCGCTGGATGGACTGGCAGTTGTCCACGGTGAACGCCTTCATGGTGCCGATCTTCTTTGGGCTTATCCGCACCCCCGAAGCCGAGCGCGACGCCGCCGCCATCGAGAAGGCGGTGGTGGCGGCGGTCGGCATGTGGGGGATCGTCGAGCGCTACCTCGAGGGCCAGGACTATCTCGCCGGCGATTCCTTCAGCATCGGCGACATCCCCATGGGCATCTGGGCCTACCGCTGGTTCGCCATGGACATCCAGCGCCCCTCCATGCGCAACGTCGAGACTTGGTACGCGCGCCTGTGCGAGCGCCCGGCCTACAAGGAGCACGTCATGATCCCGCTCTCCTGA
- a CDS encoding TonB-dependent receptor has translation MKTLLASVAVFAVLAAGGAHAGPLAPEPRVIATLGRDAIERSGAQTLDEYLDTGIARYFLTGGQALLVLVNGRPYSSTSSDLDALPLSAIERIELLSGDSLGTLGGSAVRGAVNVVLRKDLDGVETRALARMPGKDGGDGWQGSAFWGGAVGKGRMTLGVDILERREIPARSREYSRSVWREGGSFKDTKNVSFGGNTVWIVQRDETGVPTGLRSIALGDCDPARGYTGPLINPSGILSGDKGCGFAYGAIMWNSTSYEQKSAILNLEHPLTEEANLHLDANFTRADTAFRYAPSVGAFGFTPNGDLLDAINEAAGSAFTADDNDRFVVAHRFVRHGNRDWLTDSEEYDISVGMEGRITESLGYDVRLEAYRQDAFQEGNTFVHEATIATAIREGRYDLADPFSDAPEHSRAIEESSLVLENDFGGEGVGASLALEGSGFAIGDRDVAWTAGFELGRADAHDITVYRGADGTERRIYEVLGTGGANYRGERKAWATFAEMSLPLAEKLDVRVGGRMDDYDDVGGMASWRLGAAYRASDILTLRASWNAGERAPSMFHLHAFDLQDHPYVECDPGPGSPPRECMELNSRQVERQTAGNPQLDPSNTERIAIGAEARKGPLFLNVEWYSLSRSDRPGQNSADWAMRHLHECVGQDRTNCIYRDGGDITIHDIYANIVDDGVSGINTRFGTGFRTGWGVVGLRGAWRHVANADLRIAGEEDRLAIPKNAARLTVLGRRGSVTATWTTYYRSSYKNRTASGTFDSWVGHDLTLDWTDPLGLKGARITAGVFNVTDTGLSVNTANPHSVDGPTEAGWGRTFFLALRMQF, from the coding sequence ATGAAGACCCTTTTGGCTTCGGTTGCTGTATTCGCCGTTCTGGCGGCTGGTGGAGCCCATGCCGGCCCCCTCGCGCCCGAGCCACGCGTCATCGCCACATTGGGGCGAGACGCCATCGAGCGTTCCGGCGCCCAAACGCTCGATGAATACCTGGATACAGGCATCGCCCGTTACTTCCTCACCGGTGGGCAGGCTTTGCTCGTGCTGGTCAACGGCAGGCCCTACTCCTCCACCTCCAGCGATCTGGATGCCTTGCCGCTCTCGGCCATCGAGCGCATCGAGCTTCTGAGCGGCGACAGCCTGGGCACCCTGGGCGGCAGCGCCGTGCGCGGCGCGGTCAACGTCGTGCTGCGGAAGGATCTGGACGGCGTCGAGACGCGAGCGCTCGCACGGATGCCGGGCAAGGACGGCGGCGACGGCTGGCAGGGGAGCGCCTTCTGGGGCGGGGCGGTGGGCAAAGGCCGCATGACGCTCGGTGTGGACATCCTCGAACGTCGGGAAATCCCCGCGCGAAGCCGGGAGTACAGCCGCTCCGTCTGGCGGGAGGGCGGCTCGTTCAAGGACACGAAGAACGTCAGCTTCGGCGGCAACACCGTCTGGATCGTCCAGCGGGATGAAACCGGCGTACCGACCGGCCTGAGGTCCATCGCACTGGGCGACTGCGACCCGGCGAGAGGTTATACCGGCCCGCTCATCAATCCGTCCGGCATCCTGTCTGGCGACAAGGGCTGCGGTTTCGCGTACGGCGCCATCATGTGGAACAGCACCAGCTATGAGCAGAAGAGCGCGATCCTGAACCTGGAGCACCCGCTCACCGAAGAGGCGAACCTCCACCTGGACGCCAATTTTACTCGCGCCGATACGGCTTTCCGCTACGCGCCGTCGGTGGGCGCGTTCGGCTTCACGCCGAACGGCGATTTGCTGGACGCCATCAACGAGGCAGCCGGCTCGGCCTTCACGGCGGACGACAATGACCGGTTCGTCGTGGCGCACCGCTTCGTCCGCCACGGCAACCGGGACTGGCTGACGGACTCCGAGGAATACGACATCTCCGTGGGCATGGAGGGTCGGATCACGGAGAGCCTCGGCTACGATGTGCGCCTCGAAGCCTACCGGCAGGACGCTTTCCAGGAGGGCAACACCTTCGTCCATGAAGCGACGATAGCGACGGCCATCCGGGAGGGACGCTACGACCTTGCGGACCCGTTCTCCGACGCCCCGGAGCATTCGCGTGCCATCGAGGAGAGCAGCCTGGTGCTGGAGAACGACTTCGGCGGCGAGGGGGTGGGAGCCAGTCTGGCACTGGAGGGTTCCGGATTCGCCATCGGCGACCGCGACGTGGCATGGACCGCGGGGTTCGAGCTGGGCAGAGCCGACGCCCATGACATCACGGTCTATCGCGGCGCGGACGGCACGGAACGCCGGATATACGAAGTGCTCGGCACCGGCGGCGCCAACTATCGGGGCGAGCGCAAGGCTTGGGCGACGTTCGCGGAAATGTCTCTGCCTTTGGCCGAGAAACTGGACGTCAGGGTCGGTGGGCGCATGGACGACTACGACGATGTGGGCGGAATGGCGTCCTGGCGCCTCGGGGCCGCGTACCGCGCAAGCGACATCCTCACGCTACGCGCCTCCTGGAACGCGGGAGAGCGCGCGCCATCGATGTTCCATCTCCACGCCTTCGATCTGCAGGACCATCCCTACGTCGAGTGCGACCCCGGGCCCGGGTCTCCGCCGCGCGAGTGTATGGAGCTCAATTCCCGACAGGTGGAGCGCCAGACCGCCGGCAACCCGCAACTCGATCCTTCGAACACCGAAAGGATCGCCATCGGCGCCGAAGCCCGCAAGGGGCCGCTCTTCCTGAACGTCGAATGGTATAGCCTTTCGCGCTCCGATCGGCCGGGGCAGAACAGCGCGGACTGGGCCATGCGACACCTGCATGAATGCGTGGGCCAGGACCGGACGAACTGCATTTACCGCGACGGCGGCGACATCACGATTCACGACATCTATGCCAACATCGTGGACGACGGGGTCTCCGGCATCAATACCCGGTTCGGCACGGGCTTCAGGACCGGCTGGGGCGTGGTCGGCCTCCGGGGAGCCTGGCGGCACGTCGCCAACGCCGACCTGCGAATCGCCGGCGAAGAGGACCGGCTCGCCATCCCCAAGAATGCCGCCCGTCTCACCGTTCTGGGCAGGCGCGGCAGCGTGACCGCCACCTGGACGACCTACTACCGCTCCAGCTACAAGAACCGGACGGCCAGCGGAACCTTCGACTCGTGGGTCGGCCATGACCTTACGCTGGACTGGACCGATCCGCTGGGACTGAAGGGTGCGCGCATCACGGCCGGCGTCTTCAACGTCACCGACACCGGCCTCTCGGTGAACACCGCCAACCCCCATAGCGTGGACGGTCCCACGGAAGCCGGTTGGGGGCGGACCTTCTTCCTCGCCCTCCGGATGCAGTTTTGA
- the groES gene encoding co-chaperone GroES, whose translation MAAKVKPLHDRIIVKRLDEEETTAGGIIIPDTAKEKPQEGMVVAVGSGRREDGKVVALDVKEGDKVLFGKYSGTEIQLDGDEHLIMREDDILGIVE comes from the coding sequence ATGGCGGCGAAAGTAAAGCCTTTGCACGACAGGATTATCGTCAAGAGGCTGGACGAGGAGGAGACGACGGCCGGCGGCATCATCATCCCCGACACGGCGAAGGAAAAGCCCCAGGAGGGCATGGTGGTGGCGGTGGGCTCCGGCAGGCGCGAGGACGGCAAGGTGGTGGCCCTGGACGTCAAGGAAGGCGACAAGGTCCTGTTCGGGAAGTATTCCGGCACCGAGATCCAGTTGGACGGCGACGAGCACCTCATCATGAGGGAAGACGACATCCTCGGGATCGTCGAATAA
- a CDS encoding NADH-quinone oxidoreductase subunit N has product MDLGNVASLSLFYPEIVLAGTIIALTILDLLVPNKRAMAYLALAGCLIALGATVELYGTEPTLLFHRMVALDNFSLFFKVVTLAALVGAIWMSIGSSEVRQVHLGEYYIVLLTCGFGMFFMASANNLLMAYLGLELVSLTSYILTGMLPHNRRSAEAALKYLIYGGVASGTMIYGMSWVFGMAGSLDYAAINAAMGEAGGNQLALFMAFVFILAGFGYKMAFAPFHMWSPDVYQGAPTPFTGFLSVASNAAGVAILIRFFYPAVSTLGQDGAWAFQALPVLQWTDLLVAISIVTMTWGNLSALNQRNVKRLLAYSGIAHAGYIMMGLVVLNNDGLNAMLFYVVVYLIMNLGAFLVVMIVANATGREDMDAYRGLAWRGAAFPAVCMMVFLASLTGLPPLAGFIGKFLLVAAIIEGQFYVLAVVAMINTVISLYYYWRIVKTMFLDEPAPEDGPVAATASAMPLLGALMVLTVVLGVYWAPLLDYTSGSLGFFMQ; this is encoded by the coding sequence ATGGATCTCGGTAACGTCGCAAGCCTGAGTCTGTTCTATCCGGAGATCGTCCTCGCGGGGACCATCATCGCGCTGACGATCCTGGACCTTTTGGTGCCCAACAAGCGCGCCATGGCGTACCTGGCTCTGGCCGGGTGCCTCATCGCCCTGGGCGCCACCGTGGAGCTCTACGGCACGGAGCCCACGCTCCTGTTCCACCGCATGGTGGCGCTGGACAACTTCAGCCTGTTCTTCAAGGTGGTCACCCTGGCGGCGCTGGTGGGCGCCATCTGGATGTCCATCGGGTCGAGCGAGGTGCGCCAGGTGCACCTGGGCGAGTACTACATCGTGCTGCTGACCTGTGGGTTCGGCATGTTCTTCATGGCCTCGGCCAACAACCTGCTGATGGCCTATCTCGGCCTCGAGCTGGTGAGCCTGACCTCCTACATCCTCACCGGCATGCTGCCGCACAACCGGCGCTCGGCTGAAGCCGCGCTCAAGTACCTTATCTACGGCGGTGTCGCCTCCGGCACCATGATCTACGGCATGAGCTGGGTGTTCGGCATGGCCGGCAGCCTCGACTACGCCGCCATCAACGCGGCCATGGGCGAGGCCGGCGGCAACCAGCTCGCCCTCTTCATGGCGTTCGTCTTCATCCTGGCCGGGTTCGGCTACAAGATGGCCTTCGCGCCCTTCCACATGTGGTCGCCCGACGTGTACCAGGGGGCGCCCACGCCCTTCACCGGGTTCCTGTCGGTAGCGTCCAACGCCGCCGGCGTGGCCATCCTGATCCGCTTCTTCTACCCCGCGGTGTCCACGCTGGGTCAGGATGGCGCGTGGGCTTTCCAGGCGCTGCCCGTACTCCAGTGGACCGACCTGCTGGTGGCCATCAGCATCGTCACCATGACCTGGGGCAACCTCTCGGCCTTGAACCAACGCAACGTCAAGCGCCTGCTGGCCTACTCGGGCATCGCCCACGCCGGCTACATCATGATGGGCTTGGTGGTGCTGAACAACGACGGCCTGAACGCCATGTTGTTCTACGTGGTGGTCTACCTGATCATGAACCTGGGCGCGTTCCTGGTGGTCATGATCGTGGCCAACGCCACCGGACGCGAGGACATGGACGCCTACCGCGGCCTGGCCTGGCGCGGCGCGGCCTTTCCGGCCGTGTGCATGATGGTGTTCCTGGCCTCCCTCACCGGGCTGCCGCCCTTGGCGGGTTTCATCGGCAAGTTCCTGCTCGTGGCCGCCATCATCGAGGGCCAGTTCTACGTGCTGGCCGTGGTGGCCATGATCAACACGGTCATCTCGCTCTACTACTACTGGCGGATCGTCAAGACCATGTTCCTGGACGAGCCCGCTCCCGAGGACGGCCCCGTGGCCGCCACCGCCAGCGCCATGCCGCTGCTCGGCGCCCTCATGGTGCTCACCGTCGTGCTGGGAGTGTACTGGGCTCCGCTGCTCGATTACACCAGCGGGTCGCTGGGTTTCTTCATGCAATAG
- the groL gene encoding chaperonin GroEL (60 kDa chaperone family; promotes refolding of misfolded polypeptides especially under stressful conditions; forms two stacked rings of heptamers to form a barrel-shaped 14mer; ends can be capped by GroES; misfolded proteins enter the barrel where they are refolded when GroES binds) encodes MAAKDVKFSEEARSKVLKGVKILADTVTCTLGPKGRNVVLEKSWGAPNVTKDGVTVAKEIELEDKFENMGAQMVKEVASKTSDVAGDGTTTATVLSRAIFSEGLKIVAAGHDPMAVKRGIDKAVAKVVSELQKQSKSTRDRSEIAQVGAISANNDKTIGDILADAMDKVGKEGVITVEEAKGLETTLELVEGMRFDRGYLSPYFVTDPERMEGILDEPYILIHEKKISSMKDLLPVLENIAKSGKPLLIIAEDVEGEALATLVVNKIRGTFKCIAVKAPGFGDRRKAMLEDLAILTNGRMIAEELGIKLENVTLNDLGTCKKIIVDKENTTVVEGAGEKADIEGRIKQIRAQIEETTSDYDREKLQERLAKLAGGVAVVQVGAATEIEMKEKKARVEDALHSTRAAVEEGIVPGGGVALIRAAVALKDLEVDENESFGVRIIQRAADEPARWIASNAGADASVVVDAIKKGKGAYGYNAATGEFEDLIKAGILDPTKVVRSALQNAASVAGLLITTEAMITDKPEKKQSAAPAMPEDY; translated from the coding sequence ATGGCTGCAAAGGACGTAAAATTCAGTGAGGAGGCGAGGAGCAAGGTCCTGAAAGGGGTCAAGATCCTCGCGGACACCGTCACCTGTACCCTGGGTCCCAAGGGACGCAACGTGGTGCTGGAGAAGTCCTGGGGCGCCCCCAACGTGACCAAGGACGGCGTCACAGTCGCCAAGGAAATCGAGCTTGAGGACAAGTTCGAGAACATGGGCGCGCAGATGGTCAAGGAGGTCGCCAGCAAGACCTCGGATGTGGCCGGCGACGGCACCACCACGGCCACCGTGCTCTCCCGCGCCATCTTCAGCGAGGGACTCAAGATCGTTGCCGCCGGCCATGACCCCATGGCGGTGAAGCGCGGCATCGACAAGGCGGTGGCGAAGGTCGTGTCCGAGCTCCAGAAGCAGTCCAAGTCCACGCGCGACCGTTCCGAGATCGCCCAGGTGGGCGCCATCTCCGCCAACAACGACAAGACCATCGGCGACATCCTCGCCGACGCCATGGACAAGGTCGGCAAGGAAGGCGTCATCACGGTCGAGGAGGCCAAGGGCCTGGAGACTACCCTGGAGTTGGTGGAAGGCATGCGTTTCGACCGCGGCTACCTCTCCCCCTACTTCGTCACCGACCCCGAGCGCATGGAAGGGATCCTCGACGAACCCTACATCCTGATTCATGAGAAGAAGATCTCCAGCATGAAGGACCTGCTGCCGGTGCTGGAGAATATCGCCAAGAGCGGCAAGCCCCTGCTGATCATCGCCGAGGACGTCGAGGGCGAGGCCCTGGCGACCCTGGTGGTCAACAAGATCCGCGGCACCTTCAAGTGCATCGCCGTCAAGGCCCCGGGCTTCGGCGACCGCCGTAAAGCCATGCTTGAGGACCTCGCGATCCTCACCAACGGCCGGATGATCGCCGAGGAGCTGGGTATCAAGCTCGAGAACGTGACCTTGAACGACCTCGGCACCTGCAAGAAGATCATCGTCGACAAGGAAAACACGACGGTTGTGGAAGGCGCTGGCGAGAAGGCCGACATCGAGGGCCGCATCAAGCAGATCCGGGCGCAGATCGAGGAGACCACCTCCGACTACGACCGCGAGAAGCTGCAGGAGCGGCTGGCCAAGCTGGCCGGCGGCGTCGCCGTGGTCCAGGTGGGAGCCGCCACCGAGATCGAGATGAAGGAGAAGAAGGCCCGCGTCGAGGACGCGCTGCACTCCACCCGCGCCGCGGTCGAGGAGGGCATCGTGCCGGGCGGCGGCGTCGCGCTGATCCGCGCCGCGGTCGCGCTCAAGGACCTCGAGGTGGACGAAAACGAGTCCTTCGGCGTCCGTATCATTCAGCGCGCGGCCGACGAGCCTGCTCGCTGGATCGCCAGCAACGCTGGCGCCGACGCCTCCGTGGTGGTGGATGCCATCAAGAAGGGCAAAGGGGCCTACGGCTACAACGCCGCCACCGGCGAGTTCGAGGACCTCATCAAGGCCGGGATCCTGGATCCCACCAAGGTGGTCCGCTCCGCGCTGCAGAACGCCGCGTCCGTGGCCGGCCTGCTCATCACCACCGAGGCCATGATCACCGACAAGCCGGAGAAGAAGCAGTCCGCTGCCCCGGCCATGCCGGAAGACTACTAG